The Panicum virgatum strain AP13 chromosome 6K, P.virgatum_v5, whole genome shotgun sequence nucleotide sequence gcttggagttttattatggaaaagctccaaagcaaaatagttgtgaTTCATGGGTTGTGTACCCAAAGTTTGGCATTATATGAGGCTacaggacaggcaaaatggttaagaaaaccattacccggaattgataatggtagacaACAGTAATATATCATTCGAATGTTTTCACTCCTATGGCAACATGTTAAGTGTGCTGCCAAATACATTGACAATGGCttatatgttgcaaaggagaaaatccagaatcatatgaaatcatggagcaccaaagtatcaaacaaatgtttgcggatccgcttaccaaaaggcctaccgcccaagtcgacatgggttttacgggaggcctatgatttctggattactaaagggcccaaagaaaggttaAGGTCTTGTTTCAATACAGAAATGTACATTGTGGCTGTTAAGTCTGACGGTAACTAATAACCGTCATGATGAGACACGCTCTACGTACTGATCTGCAATGAGATGAGGCAAATAGCAAAGCAACTAAAGAGAAAGTAAAGAGTTAAGTTCaaattgagaaattttaaagtacaaagatgagatcaagggggagaatgttagtattgatctccaccgggccagtccaacgactgggccaaccttgacttgcgtcctgatcggggacgcccagcccaagatgaggctggtgggcccccgtcgcgcagccctataaagTGGAGGTGGGGATTAGAGGCTGGTTGAACGAGGTTTGCCGCCGTCACTATTCCCCACGGTCCAAACCCTAGACCGATCGAGAGGGGGGGCTGTGGCGACGGGAAGCTCCACCGGCGACGCACCATCGCCATCGAGCATGCTGGACTCCAACCCTGCACCAGCCCACGACGCCGTCGTTACTGCTTCGGCTGCCCTGCGACATTCACTCCAGcgcgtccacggcggcgccattGCGATGGGCAACAGCAGCAAGGTATTTCCTCTACAAAAAAGTTCATTTACCCCTCGATCTACTGCTAGATGGTCCTAAAGTTTCTAACACGACTAGATTATTTCACTTGGTTGCTGCGCTGGCACTGCGTCCCTCCGAAGTCCGAACAAAGGGTTCTGACGACTGAGGCCTGGTTAGTTCCAgcgaaaaaaaaaatttgtgttggaatcttactaatttgaagtactaaatgaagtctatttacaaaactttttgcacagatgagttgtaaatcgcgagacgaatctaatgatactaattaattcatgattaattaataattagcgcatggttactgtagcattactattgcaaatcatggattaagtaggttcattagattcgtctcgcgatttacagcccatctgtgtaaaaaattttgtaaatagacttcatttagtacttcatgcatgtgtcgaaacattcgatgtgatgattttttttgtgtttatggggtttatggggtgggaaaTAAACAAAGACGGCTGCCGGGGAAACGGACGACGTCCGACgtgggaggagagagaaggcaGTCGGCGGCCTGTAAAACGCCGGCTTGAGCGAGCGGAGAGGCGCTGCACATGACGGAATTGGCTGAGCAGCCCTGCAGCAGCGGGCCCTGTGCCCATGCGCTCCCAGCCGGCATCCGGCTGGGACTGTAAGCCCTGCTCTGATGCGCACACAAACCATCCAGCCTCAACATGCAACAGGATACAGAGAGGAAAGGAGAAGTCTCAGCTCAATCTACTCTTATGCAAGTGCTACCTTTGATCCTTTTATTTTGCTTTCTATTTCCTGTCGGGAAATAAAGATTCCAGGTGACTCCTATGATTCTAGGAACACCAGCAGGGTTTCGAAACTGAAAAGAATTTGATTCATTTTATGTACTAAAATCATTGGTCTGTTCGTTCATGATTGCGGTGACACTTTTTTCTACAACTGCAAACAGCTGAGCTAAAGCCAGCATCGGGGCGTCGCATCTTCTTTATTCAGGTTTCAGAATCTAGACCTGCTGCGTTTAGTTCCGCGAAaatttcccaaaatttttcaatgacgcacatcacatcgaatcttataatacatacataaaatattaaatatagctaaaaaaatataacaaattACACAATTTgattgtaaatgacgagacgaatcttttgaaacTAATTACTCCATAGTTGGACAATAGTTGCCAAATAAAGCCGAAACATGCTACAGCAAATTTTTCGCAAatttttcacgaactaaacacacaCAGGAGCCATCAGCCAACCAATCAAACAGCTACAGAAAACAACtgccatttcttttcttttttttttggctgtaAAAGCATAATAACAACTAAATTATTTCACTTGGTTGTTGCACTGACAGTCTGTTCCTCCGAACAAAGGGTTGTGAATTGGTGATGCAAAGACCATCCACTCTCATCATGCAACAGGATACAGGAACAAGAAGTCTGAGATGAAATCTATTTTTATGTGGGTACAAAATGGACATGGACTAGCGAAGCATCAAGAACGAATCCACACGGTAAAAAACTGCTGCTTGCTCGAGCAATCAGAACACGGACGAGAGCACCGCGGAGAGCACGGCGAGCGCGACGCTGCCGCGGAACCCCGTCTGAAGCTTGAAGCCGCTGCCGGCGGTGGCGTCGCTCGCCGGAGTGCCGCCGGTCGACGGCATGACTGCAGGAGAAGAGCGACGACGATCGCTAGTTAGTTGAGTGCAGTTTGGCGTGACTGCTAAGACCGAGAGGGTTCAGGTTTGAGAGCACTCACTCTTGGAGGCGTTGGCGAAGAGGGCGTAGTCCGGCGAGCCCGGCTTCAGGTTCAGCAGGGCTAGCAGCAGAGAAGGTCATCGTCAGTCATCAGGAATTCAGAATTGAACCCGGCAGCAAAAATAATTGTACAAAACATCGGGAATTTCTTAAAACAATTGAGATGTGCTAATACCATTTGGAGTATGTTACTTATAATTAATACTAGACTGAATCACTGCACATCAGTAAGGGGAAGAAAACAAACAGAGAAAAATTCacttcttttttcctttcaacACAAAAAATATAACAGAGAAGCGCACTGGACAGCCGGAAGATGGGCTGATGTTGTCAGAGAGAGATTAGATTAGATCCACTAAAGCTCGGCCCAACCAAAGCACACAGCCCACTTGGCCAGTGTTTAGTTCTATTTCTAGTCTCCTAGGACATTCAGATTCAGACATGGTGTGAGCTAGTGTTGACCCTCCCTGATCTCAGGCTTGACCACTTGAAGGACAGTGGTCATATGCAAAttagtaaaaaaaattgtttgccTTGGTAGAAGTATGTCCCTGATTGCATCTCAAAAACAATACAAACATATTTTGAGCAGCAACCAAACTGGCAAGAGAGAAGCCGGTTACTCACTGATGCAGAGCGTGACGTTGGCGTTGGCGAGCTTGCAGGCGGCGGGGAGCGCCATGAGGCGGTCGAAGCGGAGGCCCAGCGACTGCACCTCGTTCCGGCCGCTGTGCACCTGCTGGATGATGTAGCAGAGGCACTGCGGCCGCGCCTTCTGCGTGTCGGCGGCATCGGAGCAGCACGTCGACGAGGGCTGCCCCTCGTGCCCCGTCGCGTAGTCCATGCAGTCCGTCAGCTTCCCGAAGTCCGCCGAGCACTTGGCCTGCAGCGggtccgccgccggcggcgacgacgactgcgccgcagcagccaccgcggccaccgcgcaccacgccgccgccagccaccaCCGCCCCGCCGCCATGCTGGCTGCCGGTTTAGCTCAGTCTAGTTTCCTCCCGATCTGGCTGATCGAGCTGTGGATcggggaggagggggccggggtCCTGTCGCCGATGGCTACTTGGCTAGAGGATGGAGGAGAAATGAaggcggcgtgggcggccggccggcgtttATAGGCGGCGCGGGCGCATTGAAGCGGGGGCGGTGAAGGTTGGATGATGCATTCAagacggagagagagagagagagagagagaggaacagGTAGCAGCAATTCCTTCGGGTGCGTGTCGTCGTCGCGTACGCCACGTAGGTGTCAGTCGCTGTGTACAAGTGTACACCTACGAGCGACGTGTCCGTGCTCGCTCGGTGCTCCTCGGGAGATCCGTGTGAAAATGAAAAATCCGTGTCACTGTGACGGCGAGCAGCTTCTGGATGCTGT carries:
- the LOC120712977 gene encoding non-specific lipid transfer protein GPI-anchored 1-like, with the protein product MAAGRWWLAAAWCAVAAVAAAAQSSSPPAADPLQAKCSADFGKLTDCMDYATGHEGQPSSTCCSDAADTQKARPQCLCYIIQQVHSGRNEVQSLGLRFDRLMALPAACKLANANVTLCITLLNLKPGSPDYALFANASKIMPSTGGTPASDATAGSGFKLQTGFRGSVALAVLSAVLSSVF